The Gouania willdenowi chromosome 3, fGouWil2.1, whole genome shotgun sequence genome includes the window CCATCACACCTTTCGAGTTTATGTAACTCATCGATTAacaagaatatttgcatttcctgaagaaaatgtaaaagataattcaggtgctggcccgcgtcacactgcattagcttagcattaatgtagcattaacctagtgttagcattaacctagaaattgcattagcctaacaatagcattagcactaacttaacattaacattagcctagctttagcactaacctactaacctagcaatagcatttgtctaatattagcattaacctagcagtaacctagcaatagcattaacctagcaatagcattgacctagcattagcctaacaatggCATTAGTCTAGCagtaacattaacctagcattagctaagcattaacctagcagtgtattaacattagcaataaggttgaaagaGGTTGAAAACTTTCATGCATGtacatgagtgggcgtgtctgtagatgcagaCTCCACACCACAGCGTTATTACAATAGCGATTTACTTTTGCTATctacacactcttgttattgttttcaggaataaaactgcatattacagtaaaacacatggctatttaagcagctattgtgattgtgagtccaacaAAAGCTGTTTGTGTCAACCTGAGGTTTCACCCTTTGACTATAAATAATGGAGCTTTTATCAGAGGCCAAAGACGTGGCTAAACTAAGTGTTCTCAAGTTAGTATTTCACTGCTTGAAGcagagtcattagtgtgtgtgtgtgcgtgtgcgtgcgcgtgcatGCGAGGCAGTCAGctttttcaaacactcaccggagtatTAAACTGCTGactcactttcttgtcatcgtCACCTCTCCTAACCACAAGAATAGTGCAtataaggtgataatcatttgttttgtacaGCCGTTGTGTTGATTTGGGTcataaacatgtcagatcaagtcaaaggcgatacgatgAGGTATAACGGTTAGTAAAAGTGGAACTGGTCAATGGGcactacaccgtggctgcccactgctcctcagggaggggttaaatgaaGAAACCACATTTCTTATATGTAACTTTAcatgtatgacaataaagtatattccatattaaaccacagtgtagTTTGAAAGGGGGGAGCTCACattctcacattcttatagggtaggaggagccaggattgtcaggaggaggagttttcgCGTTGTGACTGCACAACGctagaaaaatccaactcgcccctTTGgaactgactttttacaaaatgtggaatagcaagggagggaggaatcttttaccctctgaatgaggcaaaaccattataaagttatttgttcataacactgcccctttaaaggttacaaattataaaagtacaagcataaatctcggAAATTTAACGTTTTGATAAGttaattgtcaaaatcggacaaaaAGTGTAGGAGTTAACgcagatggaagaaaaaaactttatCACCTTGATGAGAGCCtgatgtaaatgcaaactgctgATAATGTTTTATGGTTGAACAGATAACATCTCTGTTTTTCTCATCAGGTTATGTTCTTAGAGAATgcttttcttcttctggcctCATCCTGGCTCTTTACCATGGTGTCCTGGGACACTGTGGGCATCCCAGCTGCTGTGTTCTGCAGTTTCCTCATCGGTAGGACTTTGAGTGGCAGGCTTTCAACATTACAGTTTGATCCTCACAGGTCACAGTGAAGCATTTTAAAGATGTCTTTTTCCCCCCTTACCAGGAGTGATTGCCTTGGTGCTTTACTATCGTTTTCTCCATCCCAAGTCCTTTGAGATCTTTCAGAGTATTCGGCACAGGGGGATTGGAGGAGCTTGTACTGAACGTGGTTCAACTCTCTCACTGGAGGAGAAAGTCACGCCCACATTTCATCGCCATGCCACACTGTCTGGTTTGTTAATTTGTTCTTTATTGTGGTCTGTTCCTATTTGTGGTTAAATAGAGACTAAGGAATCAGATCAAATGATAGATTGATTGAAATTGTGGCACATGATCTCCTCTTTCTGATTATATAACTAGTTTGTCTTTATGTGAACTAGACAGATTCCCAGCATCTCTAAATTGAAATGAAATCATTCTAATTCACTAATAGTCTCTAAAAAGGTAAAGTAAATGTTCTGATCAGGAGGCGGGACCATCATGGATCTCCCTATCCAATGGGAGGGATGGAAGCATCATCACTGGCTCCTGATTCGCTTGGCTCTAAAGACTGGGGACGTGTCAAGGATCTGGTCTGCATATGGTGATGGTGGGCTGGCAGGACTGATGGGTCTGTCTGAGCAGGTCCACTTCCCTGATGACTATTGCATCCACAGGGTTAGTTGTTTTCTCCCATCCTCATTAGTTTACATGTGAAGTCTAATATTTTTAAGGAGTTTCTTCTACATGTCTTTAATTCATCAGCCTCCACCTGTTCAATCTCAGCCTATGATTGAACCAGCTCCTCAGCCGGTCTCCCAACCTTCTCCACCACCACTGGTCATCCAGGCCTCACAGGCAAGACATGCTGCTTTTCTCAAATCAAAAGCTGGAACATTTTCCTGCATATGTAGAAATGCTATTGGGAGTTGGAATAGATTTGTAGACTTTGCGCTGATGGATTCGCATTCTGAGGCTCAGCTTTCTGTGTCCCTCTCCAGGAGGTGGTCCAGCCTTCAAAGCCAGCTCCCAGCACTGTGGTAGCACGACCGGTGAGAAAGGCTCCTCCCACAACCATCCAGGATGTGAGAGGGTTTCCAGAAATCATCCCTGTTCATGAGGTTATTCTGGAAGAGACGGGAGAGGAGGACTCCAGTGTGGCATTATCAGAGGGAAAAGGTAACACAGACAGCTGTCACTGGTGCgacaaaaaactgacaaacTTCTATAGATGTGGCTCTATACAGTATTTTTGTGAATATGCATTGGTTTTTCaatatgaatttttaaattatgtaaCATTACATCACAAAAATTGTGTGATTTATTACGAGTTACTGTTCTATCTACTGCCTTTCTAATAATGTCCTGTAAATCTGATTTTGCATCACGCAGATATATCAAATCCTGTAGCTATCTACTGTTAGATGTTTCCAGTAATGTACTTCTCTTTTCACAGGTGATGAGGATTTCCTCAGTGCCGCCTACGCTTCACCATCACTTTCATCACTTCAACAAACAGGAAGTCTCCAACAGATTAGCAGCAACCCAGCCACCGTGCACGAGGGCGAGGCCTCGTCATCTGTGTGCTCTTTGGACATCAAGACACCCGGCTGGTCCCCTGAGCGTCCCTCCCCTCTGCTGATCAGTTCTCCAGAGAAAAAGCCAACACTTCTTGGAGAAGCCAACACCACCTTATATTTCAGTGCTGATGCTCATTCTCCCTCCACTGGGAGCTACCTGGGCTGGGGCTCAGAGCTGTCACCTATCTCCAGCTACCGGAGTCCTTACCGCATCAGAGAGGCCCGTTTCATCACATCAACCCCACGGCTGGAACCGCGAGCTGAAAGTCCATCGCCTGTTGTTGTGATTCCTGCAACTCCTGGAACGACACCAGGTGGGACTCCTGGTGGGACTCCTGGTGCTTCAACTCCTGCAGCTTCAACCCCTGTAGCTTCCACTCCTGCAGCTTTGACTCCTGTGGCTGGTGGCCCTGGTGCTCCAATCATCCCTCTGACTCCAGTCATATCCCAAACTCCTCGCAAACAGATGGTGCAGATTATAAACAGTAGAGAGCGAGCAGTGTGAGGGGTTTAGGGTGAAGAAAATGAATACTGTcattttaaaggtccagtattatgttgtttttcacCTATCTCtgattgttctaagaaccccaacaacatacagtagtatttgaggtttattttccaaaaaagtcaatttcatgAAGCTTCtcaaaacaggctgttttggggccttcgtGCAAATGCATGAGTaggcgtaaacacacacactgcttcagcatgtgtgtttatcacagcagcagcagtagtaaattattaacagtcttccttctcctccaccttttctgaccacagaaatagtcaatttaagacaatccattgttttgttcaaccattgcatcgcattgggtcacaaacatgtcatcaTCCCATATAggcgatacaaggtggtataacggctactaaaagtgaaactgattgtgagcgctctaaTTTTTATCTATAtaactgaacgtaaagatattaactgtaatatcaacctgttttcgctatgtttgttttaactCTGAAGTAGTGTGAGAGGGAGGAGATCATTCTTCTGTAAGGTAGGAGGAGTTTCCCCATTATGACGTATTATTGGGGGGAAAATGCaatggagctgactttttacaaaatgtggaatagcaagggagggaggaaacaaaaatgtatcaactttggccctctgaatgaggctaaaggaatgtatatcactgtaacaaaaccattataaagatttttttcagaACACTGTCCCTAAGGATAGCTATTTAgacctattttattttttaacacagtTATAAAGGGATAGATATGTTGTTTAGCTTGTTTCCTGGTATTTTTAGATCCACAGTGTGACATCACAAGTGAAAAAACTACCACAGGTGACCCTGGTACACTTATCAGcttattaaattatatatcaTGTTGCTGCATAAGCATCTAATGCAGTGTTGCTGCAGCAGCTGCATAGAGGACGGGTAAACAGCAGAAATAACTCCTTGTGGGTCATGTTGCTCATTGGCAGGTTATAATAAGGTTAAACACTGTCGTAATGGAGTAGCTGACTCATAGACGCTTCTTAACACTAAAGAATGTGATAGACAGAGTAAAAATTctgtatttagttgtttaaaaaaatactgaagtacaatgAGAGCTTCAAGGTGCTAATAGGCATCACTGTTACCCATTGAAATCTAAAACCTGATGCAGTCCAATCATTGTCAAAGCTTTGTGAAAAAGGCGAACTCCTGTTTGAGGCTCATTTCTTAAAGACGAAACAAAACCAAACGTTTACAACAGCATGTTGTCTGCAAGGTGACAGCacagaatatattttatacagtgGGTATGAAAATATTCAGACCCCTTTCAATTTTTCACTCTCTGTTTCATTgaagccatttgctaaaatccaaaaagttcattttatttctcattaatgtacactcagcaccccgTCTTGACAGAAAAGAACCGAAATGTAGACacttttgcaaatttattaaaaaagaaaaactgaaatatcacatggtcataagtattcagacctAATCAGTTTAATTTAACACAGCTGGACTCCAATGAAGGAGCAGAACCATCTCaaggaggatcagaagaaatggacagcatatgtgagttaaatatgagtgtcacagcaaagcgtctgaatacttatgaccatgtgatatttcagtttttctgttttaataaatttgcaacaaattctgtatttctgttttttttttctgtcaatatggggtgctgagtgttcattaatgagaaataaaatgaactgattttagcaaatggctgcaatgaaacaaagagtgaaaagtttaaaggggtctgaatactttctgtACTCAGTGTATATAATCAAAATGCAGGAGGATCGctcaaaacaatataaaaacttGAATTTTGTTTAACAGTTTTCTACAAATCCACACACTTAGCCAGTTCCTATATGACTTCTATATACAGTGTTCCAGTTTACACACATCACTGACACACATTTGGAAACTTGTAGCTCATGTTCAATGACTGTAAAACTGTATGGACCAAGATCCACACTATGTGTAAGCAATGCTTCTCTGCTATATCTTTACTGCAGCATTTTACGTCTCCATTGTGGTTGTTGCATGATTGACTCCATTGTAAAAAGGGAATTAGAACAATAAGGAACTTTAATAAGAGAGGGTAAAGGTTTGTGTTCATATATGTATACATGAAATGTTGGTGACCTCTATATCTGTTTATATCATTTAATATTTGTGGCATGTATGATTTCATCTAATCATCTAGAATCAAAACAAAGAGAAATTCTATCAAATCATTTAACTGGAAAAACGTTTTCACTTAAGAATTATTAAAAAGAATATAAATGATTGATAGAGGAAAAGAAGTGTTTTAATGAAAAGAGAAAGTTGCGTTTGTGCTGAATTACAATCTCAGTAGTTTTCTGTTTGTTAAAACGATGAAACAAATGTCATTGTTTGGACTAAAACTAACTGAACATGACTCCtaacacaatataacacctCTGATTTGGCTTCGGTAATAATTGGCTTTTGTTTCGTTTCATGAGCTGCGTTAGATTCAGTGAAACATTACATGtctttacaaatgaaaagattAATCATtgtaaacagaaaataatattataatcCCAGTCGATACTGTTATGGAAGCATTTATTGAACACTGATTTTCACAGATAGTGAAAAACGTTATGTTTTGGTGTTGATAGGCCTCTACCTCAGTTGATCAAAAGAATAATTGTATCTTAGGTTTTTTTATGACGTAGCAAAGACAAATAATAGCTACAACTTATTGTTGTAGCTATTATATAACAAGAAGCAATGATGTTAACAGTCCTGCCCTGGACTGCTAAGACACTCAAGTTCAATCAGTGCATTTATAAGCtattttatgaatttatttaCATCTGtgaattgtaaatgtaatttaattgagAGGCTTTTGGCAGCCCCAGTCttccatttaaattttttggtctgttttttgtttcataaaAACCCTACAATTCctctttatttacttttttgagcACATGAGGAACACAGTGATGATTTGATGTGAACGAGAGCTTTTGGAACAAACAATTGCTGATAGTCACTGCATGTTACTCATTCACACAGAGTGAGGAGCACCCATAGAGAAAGAAAGCACTTACTTTAAACACACCTGTACATCATAGATGTTACCACACGTGTGAATGTACGCAACAGCAATAAGCCAGCAAAGTGAAGAAAATATGCACAAGCTTCAGACTGCAGCGATGCCTGGGCTGGATTATGAATCACTGCTTTGCCTTGTAGACCCACACGCTTTTCTCATGTATGTACATTTGTCGTCATGCTTTTCGTGTGAATCTGAGGAATGAGACTGTAATGTTCAGactattgtgttttattttctattctcaccttttataaaaaatattttgttactGTTATAAATTGTATGATTTTCTGTTGAAGCTGGTCAGAGAGCCGATAGCGCTCAACATGCATCACTTCATGATACCCACAAGCAGCTGCTGCCAGCCTTTGTTGTGACTAATTACATGTGCTGTTGATGTGACAAAATAAAGTCAGTGTTTCGTTCAAGGCTTGAAAAGATCTATAGACGTTTTCTTTGGTTATTGTCCcattaagtgtggagtgaaagaataatgccactTAAAGTGCTTTGAGTTACCAAAATAAGATgttatataaatccaatgcattatcattattgttatgAGATGCAGGACTGGACATTAACCTTAAAATACAATGTGAACTAGAATAgttgtatttcctgaagaaaatgcatgaGAAGATGCAGGGGCTGGCCCGCATCACACTGGCTAGCTGACtaattagctttagcattaacctagcattatcttagcatttgcctagcattgaCACTAACCTAGTATgagtattaacctagcaatagcattaacctagcactaacctaacatcaacattagcctagcattaacactaacctagcattaactttaaccCAGTGATAGCATAGCATAagcttagcattaatattagcctagcaatagctttaGCAATAACATTCGCCTCGCAAAATCAGTATCCCAACATTTGCATttacctaacattagcattaacctagcattatcactAACTTTGCATTAGCCAagaaatagcattaacctagcaatagcttaacattagcaaaaaggttgaaatgggttgaatgTCTTGGctaaacatgttaaaggttgaataatTCATAATTTGTTAGGAAAGATTTGAAGGTAAAAACTGGAGCAGCTCCACAAAATGAGGTTGGCGTTAATAAGTCAATGTGGcttcacaaaaaatgtaataactcaaaaacgtataaattataaaagtacaagcataaatctcgggaacgttttgatagcttatttgtcaaaatcggacaaacggtgtaggaggagttagcGACGACGGAAGGAAAAActgataagccttttcacactcctGGAAATCTCGCGCTCGTTCAGTTGTCGTGTGAGTTCAATGGTCCAGAGGGATAAACTTGCCTTGGCTGACAacaagtctgacagagatttgcATTATTTTTCCCATAGGAgcattgattccttgaaagattgTTTGTGGAAACGTGGTATCGatctccaaggcagaaatgcagagttagctgctaaagctacgTGTTGAAATTTCaggtttttctcagctttttaaaaagtggccaatcagctgatcagcacagtttCACTTATCGGGCTGTTTggtgtccatcttgtgcacttccttcaaatttgtaaagggaattaaaataatagcttaataaaaataatcatggacatGGTTAGTGAATGCATGGTGTTCCTGGTAAATGTactttttcaaagtgagaactcatactgtccttttcacactcggacaGCTCGcttttatttagtgctttttaaaaactcaaagacactttacagttgttaaaacaactacacaagtcaaaaaacatataaactAACAATAATATAGGTAAACATAGAAAATACATAATTATAAGATAAAAGCTTGGGAGAAGGAGTGTCGAAGTAAGGGAGATCTGTCGCTTTAATACTGCTTCTCTCATCTGTTTTACACaaagtgctcagatatgtgcatcattcccagGTAGAATCCGAATTccgcccgctggagacccaggtagttgATGTTTTCGTGCACCAGGGATAACCTGTGTGGAAACGAGAGGAATGCCTTGCTTcgatactgctgctgagctgctctcattgctttttaaaagtgctcggatcggcagAAAGTAGCACCAGCAAAAATCTCTGGTCCCTCcttgagtccgaatatgtgtaatattaataatataaacactatagACCTCTGGactaaaattacaaacacaGTTAGGGTGGAAATATAAACAGAGACAACGAGCTTGTTGACATTTctatccctctcgacctatgacccctCCAGGTCGCGCATGCACAGTTCCAGactgtgaaaaggcttatagtgaggatgcctcctACAGCCTGGGCACACACATAGACCACTGAACCCATGTTGAGTTTGCTCACCACTTTCACATAGATCCCAAGATCTCTATTCGTTAATAATTAGTTCACTAAGATTTACAATGAACATCTAAATGCAGAATCAAGAAATAtctgttgttggtgcctggctgtgcccgggggtggggggtgtcgccgtgctccgcggggccggcgcggtctggggggtgccgtgggggggggtctccggctgtgctgttccggggcccgcagtgccacttgcccgtctgcgccatctaccctctcgcgtggcccgccacgcggacgggcccggctcacactggacaggcctcctacatgttcacttcaccccactcccagctggtctggctcactcacaaaatgcaccacacaccaatacccaacccttggggggctggatggtggggctggggggtggagggggccgccacctgtgttactatgtagtggcgtgggggcggccctcccacctctagttgccctactaatccctccaattttaattgcatctcaacatgtcaccccccggagggtgtatcatcatttacaccctccggcctattacaccacatacacataaatccacagaggctggagggggagcaccgctccccttcatcccccttcttttaattacaccccatacattcaccaaacacacacattcacacaggggatcgggaagtgcctctccattggggaatggagaggcaccataacagggtggtgggttggtacacatatttgggcctctccggtgggggcctggcccctctgttggtggctggccactgcatagagtaaaagcacatcaggatggtgcggtcgggcgtggcggtgggtctcgggggggctttgccggggtctctccttgcggggtctttccgggctgtgtcggccgggtggggcgcgggggtgcctctcccccttgggtgtggcttggtgcttgctttgtctcctggtggccttgggggcgggccccgcggtgtgcgggcccggggcggcctgcctcgccggtttggggggtgggtgtgctgggggggtgctggtgtcctcaccggggttggggcagggttgtttggcgcctcgggatgatgctgtttactgggggggcggcgttagctgttccgatggttgaggttgctttcggccgcctggtgggtatgtcctgccatctgcggactggtgggtgggtccggggcatctttggctgggggctgctgtcccgcgctggatgtgtgccgttggggtgcctccgtccccgcggtgggggtcgccggttgctcgcgggccggcggggggcgctgcctcgtggcttgcgctgtccggggggcggcgggccctgggctgctggccttgtgctgtctggggctgtgcggtcctgctgggctgtggccgggacctgggctggggtggggggcgcgtcccggggggcttgcccttggggggtcctggtccctgggggtgctcctggggcccggggtgcttggccggctggccgggccggtccgggcgggggtcttctggggcgggtggcgcgtgccgcgcccttgcataccttctggtgcggcccctgcttgggcagtcccccgtgaggcagagtgtcggggttaGATTAGGgcgccacatcccggcggggcggtctggcttggcctctggagggggccctggctttaaagaactgaagctcgtggcgcgggcggcatcagcatctggggcgcccgggggggctaggttggggtgcctggggaccggcggggggactcccagcggccccctggtgccttatgcggcttggggtgtggtcgttcgccctgggcgggctgctcctggtgctgcatccattccgggtcctcctggcctggggtcgggtccttgctggctctgggctcaccggcgagGGCCCgtcggctgcccgttcggcgtggctctggt containing:
- the xkr5b gene encoding XK-related protein 5b, whose product is MRDYTAPQSHGGGCLPCCQVCVFAFTAFLVVAERTALIYCFVYYLWVGHNYCYAYLAGFTALFLLPGWCPQWLSYLWYLSDGRIRRKSLTWTHILHLGLFKRLWECMRLSGYDLYGDIMKQADASALRLLEALVVTLPETLVQTYVLICTDIGIKSPALVCFIVCLISLGWALVLYARACFLIRPGHLHMTPSGILCRLLWRVSMLGSRFAVLMLFTRIFKQWILGVIGVHWLGATFWMVSQQTNIIRSTTRWRIFNLVLGAIHVFLFLNVKYGQSRYRMAGFYLVMFLENAFLLLASSWLFTMVSWDTVGIPAAVFCSFLIGVIALVLYYRFLHPKSFEIFQSIRHRGIGGACTERGSTLSLEEKVTPTFHRHATLSGGGTIMDLPIQWEGWKHHHWLLIRLALKTGDVSRIWSAYGDGGLAGLMGLSEQVHFPDDYCIHRPPPVQSQPMIEPAPQPVSQPSPPPLVIQASQEVVQPSKPAPSTVVARPVRKAPPTTIQDVRGFPEIIPVHEVILEETGEEDSSVALSEGKGDEDFLSAAYASPSLSSLQQTGSLQQISSNPATVHEGEASSSVCSLDIKTPGWSPERPSPLLISSPEKKPTLLGEANTTLYFSADAHSPSTGSYLGWGSELSPISSYRSPYRIREARFITSTPRLEPRAESPSPVVVIPATPGTTPGGTPGGTPGASTPAASTPVASTPAALTPVAGGPGAPIIPLTPVISQTPRKQMVQIINSRERAV